The nucleotide sequence TAATTTTCAGGGCGAATATCATGGCTTTGATTTTTCTGTTAACTTCAGGGGTGTCGGTGACCAGCAGGTGTATAACCAAGCACGTACAAGCTTGGAAAGCTTGGATGGGGCAAATAATTTTAGTACGCAGGTGCTCGATCGATGGACGGGAGAAGGGACTACCAACTCAAGCTCTCATCCAAGGTTGGTAAGAAACGATCCCAATGGTAACAACCGTTTTTCTGACCGTTGGGTTGAAGACGCCGGTTACCTACGTATTCAGAACATACAGTTTGGGTATAGCCTTCCTGCGGAAAAGTTGAAAGGCTGGACAGGTGACTTTGTTTCTAGAATGCGATTTTATGTAGGGGTGCAAAATTTGGCCACTTTTACCAAATATTCAGGTTTTGATCCCGAGGTGGGGCGTACCCAAAGTTTTCAAAAAGGTGATTTTACATTGGCTAGCGGTCAAGACGGAGGCGCTTCTCCATTGCCGAGAATTGTACAATTGGGTTGGTCCGTTACATTTAATTAGAATCATACTTTAGTTCACTTAATATAAAATATAGCTATCATGAAAAAATATATAATACTTGCCAGTGTGCTCTTCGCACTTTCGTGTGGAGAGAAAGAACTGGATCTTTTGCCTTTGGATAGGGTTACCGCGGATACTTTTTATAAAACGCGGGGAGACTTTGATGGGGCTATTTTCGCTTCCTATTCTTCTATTCAGGATTTATGGGGTATCAGCGCAGAAACCTTGGGGGAGAACGGAGAGTATTGGAAAATTTCCGTAGTCATTAGCGATGATGCGGAGGCCGATACCGAAGTGGGTGACGCAGTGTCACAAGACATCGATAAACTTCTGATTCGATCTAGTGATGTTCCTTATGGAGCTGCCTACACCCAAATCTACGAAGGAATCTATAGGGCTAACCTAGTTCTGGAAAACTTAGAGGGAGAGAACGAGTTGTCGGAAGAAGATAAAACCATTATTGGGGCCGAGGCCAAATTCTTAAGGGGATGGTTTCACTTTCAGGCCTTGAAAATGTTCGGTACACCGCCATTGGCCATAGAAGTTAAGACCGATCTTAATGATCTGGCACTTCCTAACGCAACTCAAGAAGAATTGTATGCTTCGATATTATCGGATTTGGCTGATGCCGCCGCCGGTCTTCCAGAGGAATGGGATGGTTCCAATACGGGAAGGGCTACTTCTTGGGCCGCCAAATCGTATATAGGCAAGGTCAATGTTTGGAAAGAAGATTGGCCTGCGGCCATTACTGCTTTGGAAGATGTGGTTCTTAGGGGGCCTTATATGTTAATGCCGGAGTATAGCAATAATTTTAGCCACTTGTTTGAAAACAACGCGGAATCTATTTTTGAAATTCAGTTCGGCGGACCATTTTCCGATGATAATATTTGGGTGTTCGATGATACCCACTCTGAAAATTTCAAGGCTTCGCAAGGTACGACCCGAAGCTATCATTGGGGGGCTGCAAATGGGGCACCTGGAGGGAAAAGAGGCTGGTTTATACCTTCTGAAGACCTTCTGAACGCTTATGAGGCGGGAGACTCTAGGTTGGAAACTACCATCTACCAAGAAGGTGAAGATTATTATGTTTGGTCAGCAAATTCAGTAGTTACCGAACCATATGATCCTGAATGGTCTTCAAATGGTCTTAGCGCCAAAAAGTATTTAGGAAAGGAAAATGCAGTTGGGGCCAATAGGTCTCCGAATGGTGCGGCCGACTTTAACAATGAAAGATGGTTCAGGTTTGCAGAGCTAAAATTGCTCTATGCTGAAGCTTTGATACAGGGCGGAGGCGATGTTGGTCTGGCCTTCGATGAGATCGATGACATCCGAGAGCGGGCAGGTTTAGGTCCTGTTGATCGCGGTTTAGATCCTATGGGTGCGCTAATGCAGGAAAAACGAGTTGAGTTGGCCTTGGAGCCGCACAGGTATTTCGATATAGCCAGATGGGGTATCGGAGCCGATATTTTTGGTGCCGCATGGGATGATAAGTTCAATGTGCTTCCTTTTCCGCTAACAGAGATAGACCGTTCAAAAGGATTGCTAAAACAGAATCCAGGATATTAATCAGTCTTTCTAGGGGAGTCCCTAAAAAAAATTAATTTTACTGAAAGGAATCCAATTCTGAGTAACTCCTAGATTGGGTTCCTTTCTATTCATAGGCATTTTTTAATTTCTTTCATGTTGGTCGGGTCTAAAATAAGGTTGTTCTGTCGTGTTCTCTTTACGTTTGCAGCATTGGTTCTTATATCATGTGCTGATGCAAAAAAGGATGCCTTGTTCAGGTCGATAGCGGCATCCGAATCAGGGCTGACATTCGAAAATAGGCTGCAATTACGCGATTCCCTTACCATACTCGATTTTGAGTACATGTACAATGGGGCCGGGGTGGCGATAGCCGATTTTGATTTAGATGGGCTACAAGATATATATTTTACCGGCAATATGGTCAGTAATCGACTGTACCGTAATCTGGGCGGTTTTAAGTTCGAAGATATTACCGAGGCCGCTAACGTAGGTTCTGCAAACTGGTCGAACGGTGTGGCCATAGTTGATATCAACCAAGATGGCTATCCTGATATTTATGTATGTAGGGCGGGGCCGCGGGGCGCGAAAGATGAAGATATGGCCAACTTGTTGTTCGTTAACAATGGTATGGAAAATGGCAAACTGTTTTTTACCGAGGAAGCCCAAAAATGGGGCTTGGCAGACACGAGTTATTCCGTGCAGTCGGTTTTTTTCGATTATGATGGTGATGGCGACTTGGATATGTATCTATTGAACAACGCACTGGTCGATTTCAATAGAAATACGGCAAGACCTAAGGATAAGGCCGATAAAGTTCCTTCGGTAGACAAACTCTATAGAAACGATAGTGGTAAAAAAACTGAAGGGAAACCGGTGTTTACCGATGTTTCCTTGGAATCGGGTATCTTAATTGGGGGCTACGGTCTTGGTGTTGAGGTCTGCGATATCAATGAAGACGGTTGGCCCGATGTATACGTGTCCAACGATTTTCTTACCGACGATTTGCTTTATATCAACCAGAAGGACGGAAGCTTCAAAAATGAGATAGCCTCTTATTTCAAACATCTTACATTTAATGGTATGGGCAATGATATTGCCGACATCGATAATGATGGTAATATGGATGTAGTGGTTCTCGATATGCTTCCTCCCGATAATAAGCGTTGGAAATTGACCATGATGGGCAATAATTATGATCAGTTTAGGACTAGGCTTGATTATGGGTATCAACCACAATACATCAGAAACACCTTGCAGCTCAACAACGGCAACGGTTCGTTTAGTGAAGTCGGGCAACTGGCGGGAATCGATGCTACGGAATGGAGCTGGAGCGCCTTGTTCGCCGACTTTGATCAAGACGGACTTAACGACCTTTGTATTACCAACGGCTACCGGCAAGACATCACCAATCTTGATTTTATGGTCTACGGAGACAGGGTACTTACCATGGGAACCGAAGAGGCCAATAGAAAAAAGCGCATTGAAGAGCTGAACAAACTGCCCGGGATAAAAGAAACGAACTACTTTTTTAAAAATACGGGAAACTTAAGCTTTGAAGACCAATCGGAAGAGGTCGGTTTTGATTCGCCTACCTATTCCAACGGTATGGCTTATGCCGATTTAGACAATGACGGTGATTTGGATTTGGTCATAAACAATATTGACGATCCGGCCGGATTATATGAAAATACGATTTCTTCGGAAATGAATAGGTATATCAGGTTTAAGTTCAAAGGCCCTCAAAAGAACAAACAGGCTTTAGGTAGCCAAGTGGAGGTTTTTTATGATGATAGTATACAGAAAAAGTATTTCACCCCTTATCGCGGATATTTGTCGACCGTAGAACAAGCATTGCATTTTGGGGTGGGACAATTGAAAACATTGGACAGTGTAAAGGTGATTTGGCCCGATGGCAAGATGCAAAAACTTGAAAATATTTCAACAAATCAAGAGCTGGTATTGGCCTATGAAGATGCAGAAGAAACAAAACCAAATTCACGGGTTCCTGCATCGGGTACATGGTTCCGGTCTGTCGATAGCATCGGTCTTGATCGCTTACATGTCGAAAACGATTTTGTAGACTTTAAGGTTCAGGCGTTATTGCCCCATATGCACTCTAGAAACGGACCCGGATTGGCCGTGGCCGATAGTAATGGCGACGGCTTGGAGGACCTCTATATGGGCGGGGCTAGGGGGCAGGCCGGAGTATTGATGCTACAGGAAAAGGGCTCCTTTACCTCCTATGAATTTGAGGAAACGGAACATGAAGATATGGGCGCCCTGTTTTTCGATGTGGATAATGACGGGGACCAAGATTTATACGTAGTGAGCGGAGGGTCTTCCTTCCCGGTGGGCGATAAGGCTTATCAAGATCGCCTCTACGAGAATGACGGCAGTGGGAACTTTACTAAAAGAGGGGCACTACCGAATATGCCGGTTAGTGGGTCGGTGGCCGCGGCCGCAGATTACGACAAAGATGGCGATCTAGACCTTTTCATCGGTGGGCGGGTAAGGCCGGGCGAATATCCAATGGCACCTGAAAGCTTTCTTTTACAAAACAATAGTGTTCCCGGTAAGCTAAAGTTTACGAAAGACACTCAGTCTATTAGCGGTGTTTTTAAGGACTTGGGAATGGTTACCTCCGCCCTCTGGACAGATTTCAACAACGACAATTGGCCAGATTTGATCGTAACGGGTGAATTTATGGCTATTCGGTTCTTTAGGAACGACAAAGGCCAATTTTCCGAGATTACTGAACAAACCGGCCTTTCGCACACGCATGGTTGGTGGAATAGCATCGTTTCGGGTGATTTCGATAATGATGGGGATACGGATTATATATTGGGCAACCTTGGCCTCAATTCTAAGTTCAAGGCAAGTGCAAAAGAGCCCTTGTGCATTTACGCAAGTGATTATGACAAGAATGGTCAAATTGATCCCGTTATGTGTCATTATGTAGATGGTAAGAATTACGTGGCCCACTCGCGCAACGACCTGATCGATCAGATCAATGCCATGCGTTCGCGTTTTAGAACGTTTTCAGATTATGCCGAGGCTACTTTTGAGGAATCGTTTTTGAAGGAAGAAATAGAAAATGCCCATGTGGTGAAAAGTGAGACCTTTGCCAATTCGTATCTTGAGAATCTGGGTAGTGGAAAATTTAGACTTTCAGAGTTGTCAAGACCGGCCCAGATTGCCCCGATGTACGGTATGATGGTCGGAGACTACAATGGTGACCGGAATCTTGATGTGCTCGCCGTGGGTAATTTTTACGGTGGCGAGGTGTTTTCTGGTAGGTACGATGCTTCTATTGGTTGGTTGTTTTTGGGGGACGGCTCGGGAAGTTTTGGCTTGGCGGATGTTTCACAAAGCGGATTTTTCGTAGAAGGCGATGCAAAAAGTCTGGTGGGTTTGAATGCCGCTGGGAAAGAACTGGTTGTCGTAGGGCGGAACAACGAGGGTTTGAAAACTTTTTATCGTCCCATGAAAAATAGAATGTATATCCCAAAGCCTAATGACGTATATGCCTTGATGACTTTTGAAAATGGGGATAAGCAAAAAGTGGAAATCCATTATGGTGGCGGTTACCTTTCAAGTACGAGTCGCAATATTGCTATTCCGGAAGCGGCCGTCTCGGTTAAAATTATGGATGGAAACGGAAGGGAAACCGAAATTTTGGATACGCTATGAAGAAAATGAATCGGTTTGTGCTGGTGTGGGGCCTTTTCCTTCTTTTAACGGGTTGTGGCGAGAACAAAACCCATCGTTTCCGTTTGTTGGATGCTTCCAAGACGGGAATCGATTTTCAGAACACCATTACGGAAAACGATAGTATCAATGTGTTCGAATTCATGAATGTATACACCGGTGCCGGCGTGGCCGTTGGCGATATCGATAACGATGGTCTTACCGACGTGTATTTTAGTGGGAACATGGTTTCTGGAAGATTATATCGCAACAAGGGTAATATGGAATTCGAAGATATTACCGAGTCTGCAGGTCTGTTGAACTCCCGCTGGGGCACGGGCGTAAGTATGGTAGATGTGAACCAAGATGGATTTTTGGATATCTATATCTGCGTGTCGGGAAGTGCCGAAGTAGCGCAGAGGGCCAATATGTTGTATATCAACAATGGCGATATGACTTTTACCGAAAGGGCAGAAGAATACGGACTGGCCGATACACGACAAAGTATGCATTCGGCTTTTTTTGATTATGATAAAGATGGTGACCTAGACATGTACCTCTTGGTCAACCCTGCCGCTTACGAATATAACGTAAATGTGAGCAAACCAAGGGAGGTCGATGGACAATCCGTGAGTAATGACCGTTTGTACAAAAATATGGGGAACGGTAGGTTTGAGGATGTTTCTCGGGAAGCCGGTATTTTGTTAGAGGGTTATGGCCTTGGCGTAGGGGTTTCCGATATAAATGGCGACGGCTGGCCCGATATGTATGTCTCCAACGATTTTATCGGTAATGACATTCTTTATATCAACCAAAAGGACGGTACGTTCAAAGACCGGATTTCCGAACAGATAAAGCATACTTCTTACGCAGGTATGGGCAATGATGTAGCCGATATCGATAATAACGGGGAACCTGATATTCTGGTGTTGGACATGCGTCCCGAAGATAATGAGAGACAAAAAATGATCATTTCATCAACGGGTTATGATCGTTTTCAAATCATGTTGGAAGCGGGTTATAATGCTCAGTATAGTCGCAATACCTTACAGTTGAACCAAGGCCAGGGCAAGTTTAGTGAAATCGGCTTTCTGGCCGGGATCAGTAGTACTGATTGGAGTTGGAGCCCGCTCTTGGCCGATTATGATAACGATGGTCGTAAAGATCTATACGTTACCAACGGCTTTTTAAGGGATTTGGGCGACTTGGATTATATTCATTATCAAAAGACCTATGATACCCCGGTAGGGGATGTCGATACCAAGATTCGACAAAAACTGAAATCGATTAGTGAACTGCCCATGGCCGATCTTCCGAATTATGCCTATAGGAACAAGGGAGATATGACCTTTGAAAAGGTCTCCGATGTTTGGGGCGTTGATAAAAGTAGTTGTTCACATGGTGCGGCTTACGCAGATTTGGATAACGA is from Zobellia galactanivorans and encodes:
- a CDS encoding RagB/SusD family nutrient uptake outer membrane protein, with the translated sequence MKKYIILASVLFALSCGEKELDLLPLDRVTADTFYKTRGDFDGAIFASYSSIQDLWGISAETLGENGEYWKISVVISDDAEADTEVGDAVSQDIDKLLIRSSDVPYGAAYTQIYEGIYRANLVLENLEGENELSEEDKTIIGAEAKFLRGWFHFQALKMFGTPPLAIEVKTDLNDLALPNATQEELYASILSDLADAAAGLPEEWDGSNTGRATSWAAKSYIGKVNVWKEDWPAAITALEDVVLRGPYMLMPEYSNNFSHLFENNAESIFEIQFGGPFSDDNIWVFDDTHSENFKASQGTTRSYHWGAANGAPGGKRGWFIPSEDLLNAYEAGDSRLETTIYQEGEDYYVWSANSVVTEPYDPEWSSNGLSAKKYLGKENAVGANRSPNGAADFNNERWFRFAELKLLYAEALIQGGGDVGLAFDEIDDIRERAGLGPVDRGLDPMGALMQEKRVELALEPHRYFDIARWGIGADIFGAAWDDKFNVLPFPLTEIDRSKGLLKQNPGY
- a CDS encoding VCBS repeat-containing protein, producing MVLISCADAKKDALFRSIAASESGLTFENRLQLRDSLTILDFEYMYNGAGVAIADFDLDGLQDIYFTGNMVSNRLYRNLGGFKFEDITEAANVGSANWSNGVAIVDINQDGYPDIYVCRAGPRGAKDEDMANLLFVNNGMENGKLFFTEEAQKWGLADTSYSVQSVFFDYDGDGDLDMYLLNNALVDFNRNTARPKDKADKVPSVDKLYRNDSGKKTEGKPVFTDVSLESGILIGGYGLGVEVCDINEDGWPDVYVSNDFLTDDLLYINQKDGSFKNEIASYFKHLTFNGMGNDIADIDNDGNMDVVVLDMLPPDNKRWKLTMMGNNYDQFRTRLDYGYQPQYIRNTLQLNNGNGSFSEVGQLAGIDATEWSWSALFADFDQDGLNDLCITNGYRQDITNLDFMVYGDRVLTMGTEEANRKKRIEELNKLPGIKETNYFFKNTGNLSFEDQSEEVGFDSPTYSNGMAYADLDNDGDLDLVINNIDDPAGLYENTISSEMNRYIRFKFKGPQKNKQALGSQVEVFYDDSIQKKYFTPYRGYLSTVEQALHFGVGQLKTLDSVKVIWPDGKMQKLENISTNQELVLAYEDAEETKPNSRVPASGTWFRSVDSIGLDRLHVENDFVDFKVQALLPHMHSRNGPGLAVADSNGDGLEDLYMGGARGQAGVLMLQEKGSFTSYEFEETEHEDMGALFFDVDNDGDQDLYVVSGGSSFPVGDKAYQDRLYENDGSGNFTKRGALPNMPVSGSVAAAADYDKDGDLDLFIGGRVRPGEYPMAPESFLLQNNSVPGKLKFTKDTQSISGVFKDLGMVTSALWTDFNNDNWPDLIVTGEFMAIRFFRNDKGQFSEITEQTGLSHTHGWWNSIVSGDFDNDGDTDYILGNLGLNSKFKASAKEPLCIYASDYDKNGQIDPVMCHYVDGKNYVAHSRNDLIDQINAMRSRFRTFSDYAEATFEESFLKEEIENAHVVKSETFANSYLENLGSGKFRLSELSRPAQIAPMYGMMVGDYNGDRNLDVLAVGNFYGGEVFSGRYDASIGWLFLGDGSGSFGLADVSQSGFFVEGDAKSLVGLNAAGKELVVVGRNNEGLKTFYRPMKNRMYIPKPNDVYALMTFENGDKQKVEIHYGGGYLSSTSRNIAIPEAAVSVKIMDGNGRETEILDTL